ATGCCATGCCAGCAGTCATCGCACCATCGCCAATAATCGCCACCACATTGCAGGGATCTTTTAGATAGCGGCGTGCCAAGGACATACCCAAACCAGCTGAAATTGCAGTGGATGAATGCCCAACGCCGAAGGTATCAAATTCAGATTCTTCACGTGTAGGAAAAGCGGCTAAACCGTTTTTCGCACGAATAGTGGTGAGCTGCTCACGGCGACCCGTCAAGGCTTTATGCGGATAAGCTTGATGACCCACATCCCAAATTAAGCGATCTTGAGGCGTGTTGAAACAATAATGCAGTGCGACCGTTAATTCGACTACACCCAAATTGGCACCGAAATGTCCGCCACTTTGACCCGCAGCATACAAAATAAATTGACGCAGTTCATCTGCGACTTGAGCCAATTGGTGTTTCGCAAGTTCTCGCAATTGCTTTGGATGATCGATGGTATCCAACAATGGCGTAACTGGACGTTGATTCGGTATCTCGGTATACAACATATGTGGCAATGCCTTCTCAAGCCTGGCAAATCCTAAGCTAGGTAAAATGGGTTAGCTCGATTCAGAGATATTCATCAAGAATCGAAAAAAATCACCGTCAATCAACCACATTTATATTGGTGCATTATTAAGCAACTGCTTAATCGGGCGTTGTTGGGTAACTAGATTATCCTGAATAACCTTAGTACTTATCAACTATTATCGTGTGCTTTATACAAAAAAGAAAATGTTCTCGCTAATTTTGCATGAGGATATACAACCAATGTCTGATCATTGAGCTATACTTTAGCCAATTTATGAACATGTATGGATCCATCTGTGCCTATAGAATTTGTCGCTACGTCTGATTTACCGACCGCTTTTGGTGATTTCAAAATTACAGTTTTCCAAGATCCAAAAACGGGTGAAGAACATGTTGCTCTGTCTAAAGGTTTAGAAACCCCGCCGACCCAGCCTGTTTTGGTGCGTGTGCATTCGGAATGTTTAACTGGCGATGCTTTTGCATCCTTAAAATGTGACTGCGGCCCACAGCTGCATGCCACACAAAAATTGATCAATGATGCAGGTCAAGGGGTGATTTTATATTTACGTCAAGAAGGTCGAGGTATTGGACTGACCAATAAAATTCGTGCCTATGCCTTGCAAGATCAAGGACATGACACGGTTGATGCCAATCTTATGCTGAACCTGCCCGCAGATGCGCGTCGTTATGACATGTGCAGCATCATGCTTGATCACTTACACGTCAAAGAAGTGAAGCTCATCACCAATAATCCACTTAAAATTGAAGCCCTGCGTGAACAAGGTATTCAAGTGGTTGACCGCGTGCCACTAACCGTGGGCTTAAATCCATTTAACGAAGATTACTTAAAAACCAAACATGAGCGTATGTCGCACATGTACCAAAAAGAAGACTTTTAAGTCCGTTATTAGATACAGGATTGAGGATTGTTTATCTTTAAATGGATCATGATTTCAATTACTGCAAAAGAATCAACACAATCCCTTACTTTTTATATGGATTTGTGTTTTGATAGTTATCGATAGTCCTCATCTGACATATTATATTTTTACATCTTCTTTAAGAGGGTCATCATGCAGAATCCAACTTCAGCTGATATTCAACGTGTACGCGAATTTCTCCTCGATTTACAAGCGCGTATATGCGCAGGATTAGAGCAACAAGAACTTGCCGGTGGTGGAACCGCACGTTTTGAAATCGATGATTGGCAGCGCCCTGAAGGTGGCGGTGGCAGATCACGTGTGCTGCAAAATGGCACAGTGATTGAAAAAGGTGGGGTTATGTTCTCGCATATTAATATCTCCAAATTACCCGCTTCAGCAACTGAACGTCACCCCCAAATTGCAGGTGCAAAAGCCCAAGCCATGGGCGTGTCACTGGTGATTCATCCCAATAATCCCAACGTTCCTACCTCACATGCCAATGTACGCTTATTTGTGGCTGAGCCTGAAGGACAAGATCCGATTTGGTGGTTTGGCGGAGGTTTTGACTTGACCCCGTTTTATCCAAATGATGAAGATGTATTGGCATGGCATCAGACTGCGCATGATCTATGTGCACCTTTTGGTGAAACGGTGTATGCAGAACATAAAAAATGGTGTGATGACTATTTTTATTTAAAACATCGTGATGAACAACGTGGCGTGGGCGGGCTGTTTTTTGATGATTTAAATCAATGGGATTTCGAAACCTGTTTCAAATACATTCAAGCGGTCGGCAATGGATATCTTGAAGCGATTTTGCCTATTTTCAAACGCAATCAAGATAAAGCCTTTACTGAAACACAGCGTAATTTCCAAATTTATCGTCGTGGTCGCTATGTTGAATACAATTTGGTCTATGACCGCGGGACGTTATTTGGCTTGCAAACAGGTGGAAGAATTGAATCCATTTTGGTCAGCTTACCGAATCTGGCAGGTTGGTCGTATCGTCCTGAATGGGATGCTGATTCTGCTGAGAAACGTCTCACCGATTATTATTTAAAGCCGCAAGATTGGTTGGCTGAACTTAAAAAGGCTTAAATTTCAGCTTTTTTCAAAATAATGCAACCCAAAGCCCTGCTTTGGGTTTTTTTCGCTTTAGTGCTTCAGGGAATAGCGCTTCTCTAGAATCAATCTGAACCCACATAAATCATTACTAAAACCTCAATGCCTTTCAAGACAATATAAATTGTCACACTTGTACGACAGCTTTTCAGATATTTTTAACCGTAAATGGCGTACACTGAATCCTATATTCAAAGTTAATTGTTTAAATCTGCGATGCATCAAGCGTGGATTTATGTTTAAGGAACACCCATGCACACTAAAACCATAAGTCCGACTGCAATCATTTTCTGGATGCTTCTGATTGCTCTGTTCAGCGCCATCAGTACCACTATTTTTTCTGAAACATTATTGAATGATCGTTTTGGTTTTGCTTTGATGGCCATCGCCATTGTAGGTCTATGCCTTAATATCACCCATATGGTATTGCATACGCTTTTGGCAATTTGTAATCCCAGTCATTAAACCAATCATTAAAACTATTCAGCTTTAAAAAAACCAAGATGCCCTGCCTACACAAGCCTCTTTAGCAACGCCGCACTTTGGCGTATATTGTTGAGCATTTCAGCAGAAGGAACATGCTTAATGCTTAAACAATTTGCCGTGATTGGTAATCCGATTGAACAATCACGCTCTCCTGAATTACACCATGCCTTTGCAGAAAAAACCGGAATCAAACTCCATTATGTGAAACGCTTTGCTGAGATTGACGCGTTTGAAGCCAGCGTCGCTGATTTTTTTCGGCATGATGGTTCGGGCATGAACGTTACCGTTCCCTTTAAGGAACGTGCTTTTGCTTTATGTGAGCACTTTAGCGAACGTGCCAAAATTGCCAAAGCCGTGAATACTTTATGGATGCAGGACGGAAAATTGCATGGCGACAATACCGATGGACAAGGTTTGGTTGAAGCGATGAATGCCTTAGACTGGTCTTTAAAAAATACCGATATTTTAATGATTGGCGCAGGTGGTGCAACGCGTGGTGTGATTTACCCATTGGTTCAAGCGGGTGCTAAAAAAATTGTGATTGCAAATCGAACCCGCTTAAAAGCTGAAAATTTAGTTGATGATTTAAAAGATGCTGTACCAGAGGCAGAGCTTAAGGCATGCGGTTTGGATCAACTCGAGGGTCAGTTTGACATTGTGATCAATGCAACCTCCGCAAGCTTAAGTGGTGATGCGCTAATCCTACCTGAGAACCTCATGTTCAATCACGCTTATGAAATGGCGTATGGCAAACCCTCGAGTTTCATTGAGCAAGCCAAAGCACGCGGCGTTCCGACTTCTGAGGGGTATGGTATGTTGGTTGGTCAAGCGATTGAGGCGTTTGGAATCTGGCATGGTATCAAGCCTACTTTAAAAGATTTTCTATGAAAGAAAATAAAAAAAGAACCTCAATTGAGGTTCTTTTTAATTCAACCTATTTATTTTATATTTGCATCCAGTAATGCTTGGTAGCTCTCTTTAAAAATAGCATAATCAATAAATTGGGCTGCATTATCATCTAGACTTTGAATCAAAGCAGGTTTAAAATTTTCTGCTTTCAATGCGACATAAGCTTTGGCTAGTACTTTCGCTGTCTTGTGCAATTCAGCAAGCTCGCTCTTTTCTACAGTGTTTTCTACTGTAAATTTCTGCACATAATATCGTGCAAAAATAGCTTCGGCTGACTTATATTGCTTACTCAGTTTTTGCACTTCTACCGTGCTCTGATGGGTATCTAATACGCCTTCCACTATACGATCAACATCATTTCCTAGGCTTTGATCAAACTGTGAATCCTCATTTAAATGATGCTTTTCTTGTAAAGCTTGTACTTTTTCAAGTGGCTGACCTTCTAAGCTATAAATATCTTCATCTGAAAAAATATACGCATACACAGACGCAATTTCTTGTAAGTCTTTTGCTGAATATTGCTTCACAAGCGCTGGTTTTTCTTGGGTCAATTTGGCAATGAAGACTGCTTTATAGGTTTTATCATAAGAATCTGTTTGCAAATAAACCTTGCTTGCCAAATCTTCTAGTTGCTCATCCCAACTGAGTGTATTGGCTTCAGATTCGCCTTCTGATGATGGTGTTTCACTTTTACCTGTAAAAGTTTCAATCAAACTTCCTTTGAATGCTTCTTGAAACGATTTCGCTTGGCTTAATGCCTGACGGTCTATTTTAGTGGCATTGCCATAATTTAAAATTTCCATGTCAAATTTCACATTCAGTTTACGCTGCAAAAGCTCGTAATCGAAGGCTAAATCATAATCCATATGAATAGCACGGCCTTGTGCATCCAAAACAACGTCCATCACTAATGGCGTACGTTTAGAAGGTGGAGGCATTGACGCTTCAATTTCAGACTTATGCGCAGACCATAACTGTTTAAATTGTTCTGCAGTCACCAACTGATTTTGATCATAATCAGCAAACGTGTCATTCAATTTTTCTTTCTGCTTCGCCTGATTGCTTTTAGCAAGTTGCGCATCAGATGGCGTATCCGCTGCAATCACATCAATATCATAATGATAATCGCAATAAGCAACATCGCCCATTCGAGCCTCAACCACATTCTTTTCTAATGCGCTACACTGCTCTTCAGATAAGATTCGGCTAGAAGCCTCTTCTGAATATTCACCTTCACTCGATTCTTCTTGTGCAGTGTCTACAGCAGCTGAATGTTCATCATCTTGAGAATATGCGTCATCTGAAGCGCTTTCTGCAGTCGCATCTGCTGCATATTCGGTATCAGAAGCCTCATGTCCTTGATCATTCAAATGATTTGTAATGGCTTCATGGAGCTCATACATTGCACGCTGCGCAGGATCAGCATCTACTGCTTCTGCTGCTGCAGCATTTACCGCTTCATCCGTAATCTCTGCACTCGCATCTTCTTCAGCCTCATATTCATCACTGAGGACTTTCGCAACTTTAGAGGTATCCACTTTCAAAACTGAATCGACTAAATATGTACGGTTAACTAATGCATACAGCTCTGCCTGTAACATTAATTCATCCACTGTCGATTGGATTCTAATTTTCTCAACTGCACCCTTAGCTTTGTCATCTGCAGTTAAAGCAATGGTCTTCACTTGGTTTTCAGGAGCCAATACATAAGTGGTCGCCCCAGATTGCTTCAAAAATTCCACAAAGGCTTTGACATCAACATTGGCAATATCGTTTTTATATTTAGAAAAATCATAGAAGGCAAATTGGTTTTGATCTTGCGGGTTTGCCAAATAAGGCATCAATGAAAAAATGTTGCTATAAAACTTCGATTCTTTAAAATCAATGACCGATGGAATACGTGCGTGTACCAATAAATTGGGTTTCTGATATTTGGCATCCACATTAAATGTTGCAATTTTCTGACGATAATTCACAGTGCCATCATAATTAAACTGTAAATCTTTCAAGATACTTTCAAAATAGCCCGCTCCTTTGCCAAAGACTTCATTGAGTGAATAATGCTCATTTTTTGAAGCCTCTTGCAATACGGCTTGTTTTTGAGCATGACTCAACTGAATATTTTGTTGTTTTAAATACTGGTTTAGCTTTTGTTCCAAAGCGCGATCTATCGGCTTGAGCGTTTTTTTCGCGTTATTTTTCCCCTGAGTCGAATTTTGCTCAATGTTTAATTTCACCCCACCACGGTAATCAAAGTTGGGGTATTCATAAATGGCATTGATGCCTTGAATCGCACGCTGTGCCGTACTCTGATTTTGAGCAATGGAATTGGATTTTGTGACATGTTGAGCACACCCGCTTAGACTCAACCCTAAAAGACAAAGTGATAAATACTTTAAACGCATAATTTTTTTAAAACCCAGATTATTTATAGTTTATTTAAGAATAATGAAGATAGAACCTTCATCGCGTGATTCTAGCAAAAGTTGCTTTTAAAATAGATGATTTAATCTACCAATTCGCCTTTCTGACATTTTTTTAATTCGGCGCTATCAATGTTTTTTTGGCAATTCAGCTCATACTCTGATT
This genomic window from Acinetobacter sp. TGL-Y2 contains:
- the ribA gene encoding GTP cyclohydrolase II produces the protein MPIEFVATSDLPTAFGDFKITVFQDPKTGEEHVALSKGLETPPTQPVLVRVHSECLTGDAFASLKCDCGPQLHATQKLINDAGQGVILYLRQEGRGIGLTNKIRAYALQDQGHDTVDANLMLNLPADARRYDMCSIMLDHLHVKEVKLITNNPLKIEALREQGIQVVDRVPLTVGLNPFNEDYLKTKHERMSHMYQKEDF
- the hemF gene encoding oxygen-dependent coproporphyrinogen oxidase, producing the protein MQNPTSADIQRVREFLLDLQARICAGLEQQELAGGGTARFEIDDWQRPEGGGGRSRVLQNGTVIEKGGVMFSHINISKLPASATERHPQIAGAKAQAMGVSLVIHPNNPNVPTSHANVRLFVAEPEGQDPIWWFGGGFDLTPFYPNDEDVLAWHQTAHDLCAPFGETVYAEHKKWCDDYFYLKHRDEQRGVGGLFFDDLNQWDFETCFKYIQAVGNGYLEAILPIFKRNQDKAFTETQRNFQIYRRGRYVEYNLVYDRGTLFGLQTGGRIESILVSLPNLAGWSYRPEWDADSAEKRLTDYYLKPQDWLAELKKA
- the aroE gene encoding shikimate dehydrogenase, whose translation is MLKQFAVIGNPIEQSRSPELHHAFAEKTGIKLHYVKRFAEIDAFEASVADFFRHDGSGMNVTVPFKERAFALCEHFSERAKIAKAVNTLWMQDGKLHGDNTDGQGLVEAMNALDWSLKNTDILMIGAGGATRGVIYPLVQAGAKKIVIANRTRLKAENLVDDLKDAVPEAELKACGLDQLEGQFDIVINATSASLSGDALILPENLMFNHAYEMAYGKPSSFIEQAKARGVPTSEGYGMLVGQAIEAFGIWHGIKPTLKDFL